The following are encoded together in the Mammaliicoccus vitulinus genome:
- the alr gene encoding alanine racemase — protein sequence MSEKYYRPTYINVDLKAILENYQAVGRLHPNKKIMAVVKANGYGLGSVQIASYLMNEGVDFFAVATLDEAIELRMHGIKAKILVLGVINTKDINKAVQHRVALTIPSEKWLDEAIESLDDDTDKPLWMHVKIDTGMGRIGLRDIKSYQTVVNKIEQQDRLIFEGVYTHFASADEPNDFSENQYDLFEEFVQSSETPEYIHSQNSAGALRYNASICTAIRFGISLYGYYPSKYIQEISNLKLKPAAQLVTEIVQTKYLEPGDTVSYGTTYTADERIKVATLPIGYADGYLRKMQNTLVNVNGINCLVIGRVCMDQTMIKVPDDIETGDKVILMDNHVDSEQSAEKIANALDTINYEVLCNLKKRLPRIYHDGENKEVTNELLK from the coding sequence AACTTATATCAATGTTGATTTAAAGGCAATATTAGAGAATTATCAAGCTGTAGGTAGGCTACATCCAAACAAGAAAATTATGGCCGTTGTTAAAGCGAATGGTTATGGGCTAGGTAGCGTGCAGATTGCATCTTATTTAATGAATGAAGGCGTTGACTTCTTTGCGGTTGCTACTCTAGATGAAGCAATTGAGTTAAGAATGCACGGCATAAAAGCTAAAATATTAGTGTTAGGCGTTATTAACACGAAAGATATTAATAAAGCAGTTCAACATAGAGTTGCACTGACCATCCCATCTGAAAAATGGTTAGACGAAGCAATCGAATCACTTGATGACGATACTGACAAACCGTTATGGATGCATGTAAAAATAGATACTGGTATGGGTAGAATTGGTTTGAGAGACATTAAAAGTTATCAAACTGTTGTTAATAAAATAGAACAACAAGATCGTTTAATATTTGAAGGTGTGTATACGCACTTTGCTTCAGCAGATGAGCCAAATGATTTTTCTGAAAATCAATATGACTTATTTGAAGAGTTTGTACAATCTTCAGAAACGCCTGAGTATATTCACTCACAAAATTCAGCTGGTGCACTTAGATACAATGCCTCAATTTGTACTGCGATAAGATTTGGAATATCTTTATATGGGTATTACCCTTCAAAATATATTCAAGAAATTTCGAATTTAAAATTGAAACCAGCAGCCCAATTAGTAACTGAAATTGTTCAAACTAAGTATTTAGAACCAGGAGACACGGTAAGTTATGGTACTACTTATACAGCTGATGAGCGTATTAAAGTAGCTACACTCCCTATAGGGTACGCAGATGGATACTTAAGAAAAATGCAAAATACTTTAGTTAATGTAAATGGTATTAACTGTCTTGTTATTGGAAGAGTTTGCATGGATCAAACAATGATTAAAGTACCTGATGATATTGAAACAGGTGATAAAGTGATTTTAATGGATAATCACGTTGATTCTGAACAATCAGCTGAAAAGATTGCAAATGCTTTAGATACAATTAATTATGAAGTACTTTGTAACTTAAAAAAGAGGTTACCCCGTATTTATCACGATGGTGAAAATAAGGAAGTTACAAACGAATTGTTAAAATAG
- the mazE gene encoding type II toxin-antitoxin system antitoxin MazE, with product MTSLTQNRTQSIEQTLKEGYRSMADLNLSLASEAYYSECEACDSNESHLASQQGE from the coding sequence ATGACATCTTTAACACAAAATCGTACTCAAAGTATAGAACAAACACTGAAAGAAGGATATCGTTCTATGGCTGATTTAAATCTCTCCCTTGCATCTGAAGCATACTATAGTGAATGTGAAGCTTGTGATTCTAATGAATCGCACTTAGCATCGCAACAAGGTGAATAG
- a CDS encoding type II toxin-antitoxin system PemK/MazF family toxin, with protein sequence MRRGDVYLADLSPVTGSEQGGTRPVVIIQNDTGNRYSPTVIVAAITGKINKAKIPTHVEIEAAKYKLDRDSVILLEQIRTIDKKRLKEKLTYLSDAKMKEVDTAIAISLNLTLQQKFDALGNT encoded by the coding sequence ATGAGAAGAGGAGATGTATATCTCGCAGATCTTTCACCAGTCACTGGTTCTGAACAAGGGGGGACAAGACCAGTCGTAATTATCCAAAATGATACGGGTAACAGATATAGTCCGACTGTTATTGTAGCAGCAATTACTGGTAAGATAAATAAAGCTAAAATACCTACACACGTAGAAATTGAAGCAGCGAAATATAAACTAGATAGAGATTCAGTTATTTTGCTAGAACAAATTAGAACCATTGATAAGAAACGTTTAAAAGAAAAATTAACATATTTATCTGATGCAAAGATGAAAGAGGTTGATACAGCTATAGCAATCAGCCTCAACCTAACTTTGCAACAAAAATTTGATGCATTAGGTAATACATAA
- a CDS encoding SpoIIE family protein phosphatase — MSDQKKQQYQQLLVDYVNTGNDEFLSACQTYSTEAIEDNVSPEEIVQLHQEIVDNEQSLDKSQIISSFDVLLEVMIGYGFTYRDYKKLLNKIKMHDKEMEVASSLQQTMLKPQIPQFDSIQIGAISVPAQKVSGDYFNLIDHNDGTMSFAVADVIGKGIPAALAMSMIKFGMDSYGHSQLPSDGLKRLNRVVEKNVNQNMFVTMFYGLYEEINNMLYYSSAGHEPGYIFRSQTGEFKEMSERGIVLGVHKHTRYKQSEVKIELQDMIIVFTDGVTELRNQQDEFIKTKDLLNMINEHKQLHPQDIVQILYEELVKLQNPNKRDDLTILIVKRVK, encoded by the coding sequence GTGTCAGATCAAAAGAAGCAACAGTATCAACAATTATTAGTAGATTATGTGAATACTGGTAATGATGAATTTTTATCAGCTTGTCAAACGTATTCGACTGAAGCAATTGAAGATAATGTTTCGCCAGAAGAGATTGTGCAATTACATCAAGAAATCGTAGATAATGAACAAAGTCTTGATAAATCACAGATTATCAGTTCATTTGATGTTCTCTTAGAAGTAATGATAGGCTATGGATTTACATACCGTGACTATAAAAAGTTATTAAACAAAATTAAAATGCATGATAAAGAGATGGAAGTTGCCTCTAGTCTGCAACAAACTATGCTTAAACCACAAATACCTCAATTTGATAGTATTCAAATAGGGGCCATTTCTGTGCCGGCACAGAAAGTAAGTGGAGATTATTTTAATTTAATTGATCATAATGATGGTACGATGAGTTTTGCTGTAGCCGATGTAATCGGTAAAGGTATACCAGCAGCATTGGCTATGAGTATGATTAAATTTGGAATGGACTCTTATGGACATTCTCAACTTCCAAGTGATGGTTTAAAGCGTCTAAACCGAGTTGTTGAAAAGAACGTTAATCAAAATATGTTTGTGACAATGTTTTATGGCCTTTATGAAGAAATCAATAATATGCTTTACTATAGTTCTGCAGGTCATGAACCAGGTTATATTTTCAGAAGTCAAACTGGCGAGTTTAAAGAGATGTCAGAACGAGGGATTGTACTGGGTGTCCATAAACATACAAGATATAAACAAAGCGAAGTTAAAATAGAATTACAAGATATGATTATTGTGTTTACAGACGGTGTAACCGAGTTGAGAAATCAACAAGATGAATTTATTAAAACTAAAGATTTACTTAACATGATTAATGAGCATAAACAACTGCATCCACAAGATATCGTACAAATACTATATGAAGAACTTGTTAAATTACAAAATCCTAACAAAAGAGATGATTTAACAATACTTATTGTAAAACGTGTTAAATAA
- a CDS encoding anti-sigma factor antagonist: MNLNIETTEHEKHYEIKVGGELDVYTAPELQEVLQPIRQKGTHDIHVNLENVSYMDSTGLGLFVGTLKSLNEHDKSLYVLGVSERIERLFDITGLKELMHVNKGTEV, from the coding sequence ATGAATCTTAACATTGAAACTACTGAGCATGAAAAACACTATGAAATTAAAGTTGGCGGAGAACTAGATGTTTATACAGCGCCTGAACTACAAGAAGTATTACAACCAATTAGACAAAAAGGAACACATGATATACATGTTAACTTGGAGAATGTAAGTTATATGGATTCTACTGGCTTAGGTTTATTTGTTGGCACATTAAAATCGCTCAATGAACATGACAAATCACTATATGTACTTGGTGTGTCTGAAAGAATTGAGAGATTATTTGATATTACGGGCCTTAAAGAATTAATGCATGTCAACAAAGGAACGGAGGTATAA